A window of the Dunckerocampus dactyliophorus isolate RoL2022-P2 chromosome 19, RoL_Ddac_1.1, whole genome shotgun sequence genome harbors these coding sequences:
- the iyd gene encoding iodotyrosine deiodinase 1, producing the protein MAVLTPCLALVLCVVVSFLVLRSRRQSKVVDPRGKTQADFKPWVDQDLQDDSQVPTGEDEEGKWADSNVEDDVPHVPYSPQRHPEDKMLQRSHHFYALMNQRRSVRFISPEPVPREVINNVVRTAGTAPSGAHTEPWTFVVVSDVDTKHRIRLIVEEEEEMNYRQRMGDKWVKDLAKLRTNWIKEYLDVAPYLILIFKQTYGVLPVKKTHYYNEISVSIACGILLAALQNVGLVTVTSTPLNCGPQLRLLLKRPPNEKLLMLLPVGYAAKDATVPDLTRKPLEDIMVHI; encoded by the exons ATGGCCGTCCTCACGCCCTGCCTGGCGCTGGTGCTGTGCGTGGTGGTGAGCTTCCTGGTGCTGAGGAGCCGCCGCCAAAGCAAGGTTGTAGACCCTCGGGGGAAAACACAAGCGGACTTTAAACCGTGGGTGGACCAGGACCTGCAGGATGACAGCCAGGTCCCAACAGGAGAGGATG AGGAAGGCAAGTGGGCGGACAGCAACGTGGAGGACGATGTCCCGCACGTGCCCTACTCACCTCAGCGCCACCCCGAGGACAAGATGCTGCAGCGCTCTCACCACTTCTATGCTCTGATGAACCAGCGCAGGTCGGTCCGCTTCATCAGCCCAGAGCCGGTCCCGCGGGAAGTCATCAACAATGTCGTCCGCACTGCAG GTACCGCCCCCAGCGGCGCGCACACAGAACCCTGGACCTTTGTGGTGGTCTCGGATGTGGACACAAAGCATCGGATCAGGCTGatagtggaggaagaggaggagatgaACTACCGCCAGAGGATGGGGGACAAGTGGGTAAAGGATTTGGCAAAATTAAG GACAAACTGGATCAAGGAGTACTTGGATGTGGCTCCATACTTGATCCTGATCTTCAAGCAGACCTACGGCGTCCTACCAGTCAAGAAGACACATTACTACAATGAGATCAGTGTCTCCATAGCCTGTGGCATCCTACTGGCTGCACTGCAG AACGTCGGTCTTGTTACCGTGACGTCGACGCCCCTCAACTGCGGCCCTCAGCTCAGGCTGCTTCTCAAACGACCGCCCAACGAGAAGCTCCTCATGCTACTTCCTGTAGGCTACGCTGCTAAGGACGCCACCGTGCCTGACCTCACACGCAAACCTCTGGAGGACATCATGGTGCACATATGA
- the ppp1r14c gene encoding protein phosphatase 1 regulatory subunit 14C → MSAASTETSAPLPTAGSRVFFQAAPGVGCVGSTPLSGPPDVDPVQKKQGKVTVKYDRKELRKRLVLEEWIIEQLSDLYDCEEEEMPEVEIDIDDLLEVSSDDERASKLQESLIDCYKPTEDFVRELLGRIRGMRKLSAPSKKGL, encoded by the exons ATGTCGGCCGCCAGCACCGAGACGAGCGCGCCGCTGCCCACCGCCGGCAGCCGCGTCTTCTTCCAAGCCGCGCCCGGCGTGGGCTGCGTGGGTTCGACGCCGCTGAGCGGGCCGCCCGACGTCGACCCGGTGCAGAAGAAGCAGGGCAAAGTGACCGTCAAGTACGACCGCAAGGAGCTGCGGAAGAGGCTGGTTCTGGAGGAGTGGATCATCGAGCAGCTCAGCGACTTGTACGACTGTGAG GAGGAAGAGATGCCGGAGGTGGAGATAGACATTGATGATCTATTGGAGGTCAGCAGTGATGACGAGAGAGCCAGCAAACTGCAG GAATCATTGATAGACTGTTACAAGCCAACTGAG GATTTTGTCCGTGAGTTGCTGGGCAGGATAAGAGGAATGAGGAAACTGAGCGCTCCGTCTAAGAAGGGTCTATAA